GAAGCGGGCTTTGGCTTGCTGCTGGTACCGGAAGATCAGGGCGGTTTCGGCGGCGACTGGGGCGATGTGAACGCGGTGTTGCAAATCGCGGGCGTCATTGTGCCGGAGCTACCGGTCGCCGAACTTGTCGCAGGCGACGCACTTCGGCCCGCCGCGACGGTCAGCCTGATGGCGGGCGCGATGGGGCAGGCGCTCGCGCTGTCGATCGAGCATGTGAACACGCGTCAGCAGTTCGGTCGTCCGCTCGGCAAGTTTCAGGCGGTCCAGCAATCGCTCGCGGTGATGGCGTGCGAAGTGCGCGCGGTTGAAGCCGGGGCAGCCGCGCTGGCGGCCCGGCTGGACGCCGTGAATCACGACCCTTCGGCCGCCAGTTTCGAAATTGCCGCAGCGAAGCTGCGCGCCAATCGCGCAGTCGGCGTCGTCACTGCCATCGCGCATCAGGTCCATGGCGCCATCGGCTTTACCGAGGAATATGACCTGCGCCGCGTGACCATCCCACTGATGCGCTGGCGCGGCGCGCACGGCAACGACGCCTATTGGGCCGAGCGGCTCGGACGGCAGGTGTCGGGCTTCGGTGGGCGCGGTCTCTGGGAAGCCATGACCGCGCGCCACGTTTGACCGTTACCGGACTGCACCACCTTCGCGCAGCCCGGCAATCTTGCCCGCGTCATAACCGAGGGCGGCCAGCACGGCATCGCTATCGCCGCCGACCACAGGCGCGGGCCGCGGCGTGTCGTTGACCGTCGCCGAATAGCGCGGAGCAGGCGCGGGCTGGATCGCCCCGCCAACCGTCAGGAAGGTTTCGCGTTCCACATTATGCGGATGCTGCGGCGCTTCGCTCAGCGACAGGATCGGCGCGAAACAGACGTCGGTCATTTCCATGATCGCGCACCATTCGTCGCGCGTCTTCGTCTTGAACAGCGCAGTGAGCTTCGCTTTCAGTGCATCCCACTTCGAAGGATCCATCTGCGCGTCGAAATCGGCATCGTCGGTCAGCCCCGTCTTCTCGCGAAGCAACGCATAGAATTGCGGCTCGATCGACCCGATCGAGATGAATTTGCCGTCCGAACAGACATAGCTGTCGTAAAAATGCGCGGCGCCGTCGAGCATGTTGACGCCGGCTTCGTCCTTGAGCCGCCCGGCAGCGAGGAAACCCCAGGTCATGCCTGCGAGCAGCGCCGAACCGTCAGTCATCGCGCAGTCGATCACCTGACCTTCGCCAGTCCGCGCGGCGTGGACGAGCGCGCTCGACATGCCGAACGCCAGCATCATGCCGCCGCCGCCGAAATCGCCGACATAGTTGACCGGCGGCACCGGCTTTTCGCCCGCCCGGCCGATGCCGTGGAGAACGCCCGAGAGCGAGATATAGTTGATGTCATGTCCCGCCGCCTGCGAATAGGGACCGAACTGACCCCAGCCGGTCATGCGGCCGTAAACAAGCTTCGGATTGTCGGCGAGCAGCACATCCGGACCAAGCCCGAGCCGTTCCATCACGCCGGGTCGATAGCCCTCGATGATCCCGTCGGCGCTTCTGCAAAGATCGCGCGCGATCTGCACCGCTTCCGGATTCTTCATGTCGAGGACGATCGAGGTGCGGTTGCGGCTTAGCGGATCGCGCGGATCCATGAAGCCGCCGGGGCGATCGATACGGATCACCTCGGCGCCATGGTCGGCGAGCATCATGCCGCAAAAGGGCCCGGGACCGATCCCGGCAAACTCGATGATCCTGATACCCTTCAGCGGCCCGGTCATATTATTCTCCTGTCGCTCAGATACGTTCGATGATGATCGCGGGCGCCATGCCGCCAGCGGCGCACATGGTGACCAGGCCATAGCGGCCGCCCGAGCGTTCGAGTTCGTCGAGCGCGGTCCCGATCAGGATCGATCCCGTGGCACCGATCGGATGGCCAAGCGCCATCGCGCCGCCGTTGATATTCACCTTCTCGCGGTCGAGATCGAGATCGCGGATGAACTTTTCGGCAACGACCGAGAAGGCTTCGTTGATTTCCCAGACGTCGATGTCTTCCTTTTTGAGCCCAGCTTTTTCGAGCACCTTTTTCGCTGCGGGAACCGGCGCGTTCAGCATCAGCGTCGGATCGTCGCCGATATTCGCGTAAGCAACGATGCGCGCGCGGGGCTTAAGGCCGTGCTTGTCGGCATAATCCTTCGACGTGAGCAGCAGCGCGGCCGCGCCGTCGACGACGCCCGACGAATTGCCGGCGTGGTGGAAGTGCTGGATCTCGACGTCGGGGTAGCGGCGGTTGATCTGCTTGCGGAAGGTGAAGCCGCCGCCAAGATCGAAGTCGGCAAGGCCGGTGAAGGCGGGCTTCAGCGAAGCAAGGCCTTCGGCGGTCGTTTCGGGGCGCGGGAATTCCTCATGATCGAGCGCGACGCTGCCGTCGGTGTTGAGAACCGGGACCACCGATTTGTTGAAGCGACCTTCCTTGATCGCGCGGTCGGCGCGCTGCTGGCTGACGAGCGCGAGCGCGTCGAGGTCTTCGCGGCTGATACCTTCGATCGTCGCGATCGCGTCGCCGCACACGCCCTGATGCGATTGCGGGTGCAGTTCGTCCAGCGCCTCATGGCCCGAACCCATCAGGCGCGGCGGCAGGCCGGCATTGGCCTGCTCGGCGGCGTGGGCCGTCGTGTAGCTCATCATCTCGGTACCGCCCGCGATGACGCAATCTTCCATGCCGCTCATCACGCTGGCCGCCGCGAAGTTTACCGAACTGATGCCGCCGCCACAAAAACGATCGAGCGTCGTGCCGCTGGCCTTGGTGTC
This DNA window, taken from Sphingopyxis sp. YR583, encodes the following:
- a CDS encoding acyl-CoA dehydrogenase family protein, which produces MSASRDMLCDTARAVFAEAAAKGIAPVEEAGFGLLLVPEDQGGFGGDWGDVNAVLQIAGVIVPELPVAELVAGDALRPAATVSLMAGAMGQALALSIEHVNTRQQFGRPLGKFQAVQQSLAVMACEVRAVEAGAAALAARLDAVNHDPSAASFEIAAAKLRANRAVGVVTAIAHQVHGAIGFTEEYDLRRVTIPLMRWRGAHGNDAYWAERLGRQVSGFGGRGLWEAMTARHV
- a CDS encoding CaiB/BaiF CoA transferase family protein, which gives rise to MTGPLKGIRIIEFAGIGPGPFCGMMLADHGAEVIRIDRPGGFMDPRDPLSRNRTSIVLDMKNPEAVQIARDLCRSADGIIEGYRPGVMERLGLGPDVLLADNPKLVYGRMTGWGQFGPYSQAAGHDINYISLSGVLHGIGRAGEKPVPPVNYVGDFGGGGMMLAFGMSSALVHAARTGEGQVIDCAMTDGSALLAGMTWGFLAAGRLKDEAGVNMLDGAAHFYDSYVCSDGKFISIGSIEPQFYALLREKTGLTDDADFDAQMDPSKWDALKAKLTALFKTKTRDEWCAIMEMTDVCFAPILSLSEAPQHPHNVERETFLTVGGAIQPAPAPRYSATVNDTPRPAPVVGGDSDAVLAALGYDAGKIAGLREGGAVR
- a CDS encoding acetyl-CoA C-acetyltransferase; protein product: MAEAYIIDAVRTPRGVGKPGKGALSHLHPQHLAATVLAAIRDRNNLDTATVDDIVWSTSSQNGKQGGDLGRMAALSAGFDTKASGTTLDRFCGGGISSVNFAAASVMSGMEDCVIAGGTEMMSYTTAHAAEQANAGLPPRLMGSGHEALDELHPQSHQGVCGDAIATIEGISREDLDALALVSQQRADRAIKEGRFNKSVVPVLNTDGSVALDHEEFPRPETTAEGLASLKPAFTGLADFDLGGGFTFRKQINRRYPDVEIQHFHHAGNSSGVVDGAAALLLTSKDYADKHGLKPRARIVAYANIGDDPTLMLNAPVPAAKKVLEKAGLKKEDIDVWEINEAFSVVAEKFIRDLDLDREKVNINGGAMALGHPIGATGSILIGTALDELERSGGRYGLVTMCAAGGMAPAIIIERI